The DNA region ttaaaatgcacGTAAATGCACTCATTCATCACTTGGAAGCTTTTGCGAAATAACAATGTGTAACAAAGTTACGGGAAGGGTGATCAAGGAGGACGCAGGAAACAGGGTTCGATACTGAAGGTAGGCTTTTTAATTGCCGTTTTCTCTTTAACAATAAACACAACATACAGCACACTGGGTTGTTTTTTGGGCTCTCTCTTCCCGACTGGAGGCtcggagtctgcttttatgccgctctcctcaagctactgcaaattagagacaggtgttagacataattttagctcaggtgtgagcgcccttaccgcttttctctcccggacgggcgcttgaccacgcccccgctgccacacaatgTTTAAACTATTTTTGTTAAACCGTATGTTCATCATGTTTAAAGTAACTATGTGAGTGATGTGCTTTACAACCTAATAATACCAATTGTAGAAACACATTTGAACtttgttaaaagtaaaaatgtaagacAATTTGTGTTATATCTACAGCTAAATATGTAGAAAATATCACGTTAAAGACAAAGTTTTATactatgcataatttttttttcaccccAGTTTTCCACTTATTTATACAGCatttaaaatgcatcattaaaacatttgttaaTACACATTTTGGTGATCATAAACACTTCCTGTTCAATCGTTGGTGGAGGGGTCCAAAACAAGTACAGTCATAAATCTTATTTTGATATGGTATCCCATGTCCACTGCTGACCAAGGGTGTGGATTTGGATTGAACATTGGTGGGGTGCAGCgcgaagcatttacatgtttccattcaTCATGGTGTCCCcatggaatctacacccctgctgCTGACGACAATTGTGGTATAAACATTGGGGTTCTCATGAAGCTTCACACAATCTTCACTGATATTCTGAAGGCAATTTGAAACCCTGGTAAGTTTTTGGTGCAGCAATATACTCAACCTTTCAACTACAAGTAACGTTGTGATTTGTCTTTAAAATTCACTGATAATATACAAAGAACAGCATATGAGTGCGGATATAATGTATTACTTTTGCTGCATATTAATTTCCAGGTTTACCATGGCAATGCTGAGAAATCTTCTACTTCTTTTTGGTATATTTTTCCTGCAGAATGCAGAAGGTAACATTAATATACAATTGCAAAATTCCCTTTTTATTCCAGTTGAAAGGTTAAAACATTGTGTTTTGCCAAAATCTGTTTAGTAACTTAACGCTTAAACTCCGGCGAGTCTGTGGGCAGGGTTTGAAGTATGTGATAAGTTTACACTTAAATTGTAAAAGTCCCAATCACTCATATGTGGTACCATTTGatagcttagaatctgaactttttaaAGAATAgcatcacttttgcatttttgttacaaaaaataacaaaataaagcctTTAAACGTTTACGCCGCAAATGAGTGCCACCTAGAGGTGATTATGTAGAAATCTAAGTATGAACAGAAACATTTTTCTCATGGAATTAAATggcatgtcatatatcaaatgaaagctctcgttCTTAGAAATGTtactgtatagtttattttgttgcactaacACCACAGTTTGAataattttcaaaagaatcacgaAGTGAACTACGATCTCTGTTTGACAACAAAGATAAATGTCTTGCGTATTTTATATGTCTGTGTGCTTGCttggtaaaataataaaatgttatatatcaaaAATGTCTAGTCCATAATAAACAAATCATCTGCAAAATATGTTATTAACTATTGATAAGGATATGTTATATATAGTAAGATTACAAGATTGAGCAATTAGTTTAATAGTAAAATTAGACTAGAAGAATGTTGTTATAACTAACGAGGGTCCAACAATGTCTAAATCCATATATTCACAATGCACACACAATACATAGATAGAATACATAATAAAATGTTGTTGGCTGTGAATATTGTAAGACACTAAAGTTTGTGTGCTGTGCAGCTAAAAGGTGCCCCTTTGGATGGAAACCTTTTGGAGTACAATGCTACAAACACTTCCCTCAGGAGGTTAACTGGGCAACAGCGGAGGTAATGTTagttaaaaaatgacttaatttacTCATTAAGTCAGGAATACTTAGAATTTCCTGTTACTAATGCTCATTGCCACTAATGCTTTGAAAGATAACATTGACTATGAAACAATATCTCTCTTCAGAAAAACTGTCAAAGTGTTGGTGGGAATCTGGCATCTGTGCAGAGCAAACTGGACAATGATTTTCTACTGAGTCTAGTGCCTGGATCCTCACGTGCTTGGATTGGCGGTCATGATGGTGAAGTAGTAAGTCATCCTAATTTTAAAATGAGGACAAAAAAGCAGTGACATTGTAAAGTGACTATGCTTTAAACATGAGGCTTAGCAATAATGCAGAGAATATAGTACAGCAGTACAGTCTTTGAAATCACTTTTTTACTCATTAGGATGGTCAATGGATGTGGACTGATGGGTCTGTATTTGAATTCACCCACTGGGGCCCCAATGAACCAAACACTTATAATAATATTCCTGAGAACTGCTTGGAGATCAGCCGGGACAGTAAGAAAGCAATCTGGTTTCTTGAATCGATGCAATATTTATTTATGGTCCTGGTGTTTAGTTtcacataaaatatttatatacaccaatgagccaaaacattatgagaaCCTGCCTAATATGGTGTTGTCTTccgcgtgctgccaaaacagcgccgtcATGTAAATGGTCTATAcatggtatctggcaccaagacattagcagcagatcctgtaagttgcaaggtggagcctcCGTGGATCGGAcgtgttggtccagcacatcccacagattctcAAACGGAtttagatctggggaatttggaggccaggccaacaccttgaactcttaatcatgttcctcaaaccattcccaaatgtGTGCACTGTGGCAGGACACATGATCCTActgaaagaagccactgccatcagggaataccattaccATGAAGGGGTTAGAGGTGCCAACAACTTTACtgaagtaaaagtacagttactttaaaaataaaactcaaGTGGAAGTACTCTCCTAAGTTTACTCTCCTATATTTAAGTACATGATACAgatttaatatgcattacagaattattaataataataatatactattAACATTATTGTTAATTATGGAAATGGTCAtcattcaccaccatgttgtttTCAATACATAACTTATTatattaaaaccagtaatgtaacgacaggaacgctacccattgtaacaaagtaaaagtccatttttttcatcagatatttacttgagtaagagtgaaaTGTACCCACAGGAAAACATActcataaaaataaagttttccaaaaatgtactcaagcaaatgtaatggagtaaactacccacctctggaaggggtgtacctggtctacaTCAATGTTTAGGAAGGTGGCACGTGTCAcactgacatccacatgaattgttggacccagggtttcccaacaATACATTGCTCAGaccatcacactccctccaacgGCTTGtcttcttcccacagtgcatcctagtGCCATCACATTCCCTTCTTCCAATgttcaaggtccagttctgatgctcgctTGCCCATTGTAGGCTCTTTCAACAGTGGacagggtcatcatgggcactctgaccggtctgtggctatgctgccccatatgcagcagggtgtgatgcattGTGtgttgacacattcctcccgtaacaatcattaacattttctgtgacttgtgctacAGTGATCTTCTGTGGGTTTGTACAAGATAGGATAGCCTTGGTTGCCCTCGCACATTTGATGAGGATTGGGTGCCCAACaacctgtcgccggtttgtggtttgtcccgcctcagaccactgtcagtaggtactcactaCTGCTGACCTGGagaaccccacaagccttgccgttttaGAGATGCTTTGACCCAGTCATctgaccataacaatttggcccttgtcaaagtcgctcaggtctttactcctgcccatttctcctgcattccacACGTTGACCACgtgaactgattgttcacttacaatctaatctacccagaccttaacATGTGGCCTTATTAGGAGATTAttaacgttattcgcttcacctgtgagtggtcataatcttttgactcatcagtgtaaATTACTAATTTGGATGTCATAAAATGCTTCAAGTTTTATACTGTTCCATGATTGATATATGAGCATGTCCTATATTGATTCAGACAAAACTATTATAGTCAAAAGTGTATTTAATGTTCATTCAGGTGAACAACGTTGGAACGATGAGCTGTGTTCAGCTTCAATGAGCTTTATTTGTGCTCAAAGCCACTGAGAGTTTTTGTTActtcatacatttcaatgttaTGATTGTCAATATGAAATATTGAAAGACTCCTCCAATCAATAAAGGCACTGAAAACAAATCTCGTGCCTTGTGGTGTTAAACTCAAACTCATATAAAACATGATACATGTGGGTGTTTCTTTGACTTCAGGCAATTTTATGTCCCAAGGGTTGATATTTTATCAAGAtgaacagatttcaacttttttctttgttatatgaagattttaaaaaaaaaagaaaatgttatattAATTGAAATATGTTTATTAGCCGTCAATTCCAATCAAGCTGCAATTTTGTCAAAATATCCTCCTAAAACCTAGCCAATCATTTTTGTCCATGTAGAAAAGTTTGCCAAAGGTATTCCAAagattttgaataatgtacagatttttctatTTTGGAAGGAAATTACATTTAGAGCTTTATTAATCCCCATGGGGCAATTCATTCAGACTGTCCTGGTGCTTCACATATACAGACAACACTGAatacacatacaacaaaaaaatcaaaaaacataacatatatatatataaaatatataataaaaatagtttttaaatgtataataactacaaataaataatttaataacaaaatagtcaattatgtttgttacataaacTAATTGCCTTAGGCACAAAAGTAAATTTGTAACGGTTTGTGAGACACCTGACTGTCCTTAAACGCCGCCCAAGGGGCAACCACTCGAAATGAGGGTTCAAAGGGTGTGTGCTAT from Xyrauchen texanus isolate HMW12.3.18 chromosome 50, RBS_HiC_50CHRs, whole genome shotgun sequence includes:
- the LOC127641329 gene encoding ladderlectin-like, with amino-acid sequence MAMLRNLLLLFGIFFLQNAEAKRCPFGWKPFGVQCYKHFPQEVNWATAEKNCQSVGGNLASVQSKLDNDFLLSLVPGSSRAWIGGHDGEVDGQWMWTDGSVFEFTHWGPNEPNTYNNIPENCLEISRDSEQRWNDELCSASMSFICAQSH